A region of uncultured Draconibacterium sp. DNA encodes the following proteins:
- a CDS encoding helix-turn-helix domain-containing protein, producing MSNQNLAKNIKKLRNRKGISQELLAEKSGVSLRTVQRIENGETEPRGDTLVRLAEVLDTAPEDLSDWKLTEDKGSLMTLNLSALGFLLFPLLGIVIPMVIWISKKGKVRDLDNLAKSILNFQILWTAVLLVVYIYFIASTYYRINQSGDISMSVLGNSVYRILSMGGLYVYNLFLVIANTFRINDGRKVKYFPLLRIIR from the coding sequence ATGAGTAATCAAAATCTGGCTAAAAACATTAAAAAGTTACGCAACCGAAAAGGAATTTCACAGGAATTACTTGCAGAAAAATCGGGTGTTAGTTTGCGAACTGTTCAACGCATTGAAAATGGTGAAACAGAACCGCGCGGAGATACATTAGTCCGTCTGGCAGAAGTACTTGATACGGCCCCGGAAGATTTGAGTGATTGGAAACTAACCGAAGATAAAGGTTCGTTGATGACTCTGAATTTATCGGCGTTGGGATTTTTACTATTCCCTTTGCTCGGAATCGTTATTCCGATGGTTATCTGGATTAGTAAAAAAGGCAAAGTGCGCGATCTGGATAACCTGGCAAAAAGTATTCTGAATTTTCAGATCCTCTGGACCGCTGTGTTACTGGTGGTGTATATTTATTTTATTGCAAGCACATATTATCGAATAAACCAATCGGGCGATATTTCCATGTCGGTTCTTGGAAATTCTGTTTATAGAATTCTTTCGATGGGTGGATTATATGTTTACAACCTATTTTTGGTTATCGCCAATACTTTTCGAATTAATGATGGCAGAAAGGTAAAATACTTTCCTCTGCTACGAATTATCCGATAA
- a CDS encoding TIGR00266 family protein — MNSHEIDYKIIGHDVQLVEIELDPAETVIAEAGAMLYMEDGIEFQARMGDGSNPRAGFFDKVLSAGSRLISGESLFLTHFTNQGWGKKHVAFSAPYPGTIIPLNLPDFGGRIIVQKDAFLCAALGTKISITFNRKLGAGFFGGEGFILQQLEGDGRAFIHAGGTVIEKQLKNETLRVDTGCIVGFETSIDYSIEQAGGLRSMVFGGEGLFLATLRGTGKVWLQSMPIRKLIAELSPAGGNARKEARGGLLDNLLEG, encoded by the coding sequence ATGAATTCGCATGAAATTGATTATAAGATCATCGGTCACGATGTTCAGTTGGTTGAAATTGAGTTAGATCCGGCAGAAACGGTTATTGCCGAAGCGGGTGCCATGTTGTACATGGAAGATGGTATTGAGTTTCAGGCCCGAATGGGCGACGGTTCAAATCCGCGTGCCGGTTTTTTTGACAAAGTGTTATCAGCAGGATCGCGTTTGATTAGTGGCGAGTCGCTGTTTCTTACCCATTTTACCAACCAGGGCTGGGGGAAAAAGCACGTGGCATTTTCGGCTCCTTATCCGGGAACGATTATTCCGCTTAACTTACCTGATTTTGGTGGAAGGATCATCGTTCAAAAAGATGCTTTTTTGTGTGCTGCATTGGGTACAAAAATCTCGATAACGTTTAACCGTAAACTGGGTGCCGGATTTTTTGGCGGCGAAGGATTTATTCTGCAACAGCTGGAAGGCGATGGAAGAGCTTTTATTCATGCCGGAGGAACTGTTATTGAAAAGCAGCTGAAAAACGAAACTTTGCGCGTAGACACCGGATGTATTGTAGGTTTCGAAACTTCGATTGATTACAGTATTGAACAGGCAGGTGGTTTGCGCTCGATGGTTTTTGGTGGCGAAGGATTATTTCTGGCCACTTTACGTGGAACCGGAAAAGTTTGGCTGCAAAGTATGCCAATACGGAAGCTGATTGCCGAATTGTCGCCGGCAGGAGGAAACGCCCGCAAAGAAGCGCGTGGCGGGTTGCTCGATAATTTACTGGAAGGATAA
- a CDS encoding methylglyoxal synthase, which yields MKRKKNIAIVAHDNRKKDIMEWVAFNWKELAQHDLICTGTTGKMVEEALAESCHEHGTVPPTVARLKSGPLGGDQQLGAMICEGNIDMLIFFWDPMQPQPHDVDVKALLRITVLYNIPTASNRSTADFMVTSELFHEQYDPIIKDYREYIARDVNMA from the coding sequence ATGAAAAGAAAAAAGAATATAGCGATCGTAGCACACGATAACCGCAAAAAAGATATTATGGAATGGGTGGCTTTCAACTGGAAAGAACTGGCCCAGCACGACTTAATTTGCACCGGAACAACCGGAAAAATGGTAGAGGAGGCGCTTGCTGAAAGCTGCCACGAACATGGCACCGTGCCGCCAACCGTTGCCCGTTTGAAATCGGGGCCACTGGGTGGCGACCAGCAATTGGGAGCAATGATCTGCGAAGGAAACATTGACATGCTCATTTTCTTTTGGGATCCAATGCAGCCACAACCACACGATGTAGACGTAAAAGCCTTGCTGCGTATCACGGTTTTATATAATATTCCAACAGCATCGAACCGTTCTACAGCCGACTTTATGGTTACATCCGAGTTATTTCACGAGCAATACGACCCGATAATTAAAGATTATCGTGAATATATTGCCCGTGACGTTAATATGGCATAA
- the glmM gene encoding phosphoglucosamine mutase, producing the protein MTLIKSISGIRGTIGGKPGEGLSPLDLVKFTAAYATWAKEKANKEKITVVVGRDARISGEMVASIVVSTLSGMGCNVVNIGLATTPTTEIAVTEEKADGGIILTASHNPKQWNALKLLNSTGEFLDAEEGAKVLAIADAEDFSFAEVDDLGTVVEKDYTDIHVQHVLDLDLVDVEAIKKANFSVAVDAVNSVGGVAMPALFKALDIENIVEINCEPTGHFAHTPEPIPENLVETAEIISKNKVDVGFVVDPDVDRLVIINEDGSMFNEEYTLVAVADYVLSQTPGNTVSNLSSSRALRDVTEKHGQSYSAGMVGEVNVVAKMRETNAIIGGEGNGGIIYPASHSGRDALVGAALFLSHLAKSGKKCSELRKTYPDYFISKNKIELTPDIDVDRILVKMKEKYAHEEVTATDGVKIDFAESWVHLRKSNTEPIIRIYAEAKSSAEADNLAQQMIDEMKSLL; encoded by the coding sequence ATGACCTTAATAAAATCGATCTCGGGAATACGAGGTACTATTGGAGGAAAACCGGGCGAAGGATTAAGCCCGCTCGACCTGGTAAAATTTACAGCAGCTTACGCCACCTGGGCAAAAGAAAAGGCAAACAAAGAAAAAATTACAGTAGTTGTTGGACGCGACGCACGAATTTCGGGCGAAATGGTAGCATCAATCGTTGTTTCAACACTGTCGGGAATGGGATGTAACGTGGTTAACATCGGGCTGGCAACTACGCCAACCACCGAGATTGCCGTTACCGAAGAAAAAGCTGATGGAGGAATTATCCTCACAGCCAGTCATAATCCGAAACAATGGAATGCTCTAAAACTGCTGAATTCCACAGGTGAATTTCTTGATGCCGAAGAAGGAGCTAAAGTTCTGGCAATTGCAGATGCTGAAGATTTCAGCTTTGCCGAAGTGGATGATCTGGGAACAGTGGTTGAAAAAGACTACACCGATATTCATGTGCAACACGTTTTGGATCTTGATTTGGTTGACGTGGAAGCTATAAAAAAAGCCAACTTCTCGGTGGCTGTAGATGCCGTAAATTCAGTTGGTGGCGTTGCCATGCCGGCTCTTTTTAAAGCACTCGACATTGAAAATATAGTAGAAATAAACTGCGAACCGACCGGGCATTTTGCGCATACTCCGGAACCCATTCCTGAGAACCTGGTAGAAACCGCAGAAATTATCAGCAAAAATAAAGTTGACGTTGGTTTTGTTGTCGATCCGGATGTCGACCGCCTGGTGATCATCAACGAAGACGGCAGCATGTTTAACGAAGAATACACGCTGGTAGCTGTTGCCGATTATGTGTTGAGCCAAACTCCCGGAAATACGGTATCCAATTTATCATCAAGCCGTGCACTGCGCGATGTAACTGAAAAACACGGTCAGAGCTACTCGGCCGGAATGGTTGGAGAAGTAAATGTTGTGGCCAAAATGCGCGAAACAAATGCGATTATCGGCGGCGAAGGAAATGGCGGAATTATTTACCCAGCCAGCCACAGTGGCCGCGATGCCTTGGTTGGAGCTGCACTTTTCCTTTCTCATTTGGCAAAGTCAGGTAAAAAATGTTCGGAGCTGCGTAAAACCTACCCCGATTATTTTATCTCGAAGAACAAGATTGAACTGACACCTGACATTGATGTAGATAGAATTCTTGTAAAAATGAAGGAAAAGTACGCCCACGAAGAGGTAACAGCAACCGATGGAGTAAAAATCGATTTTGCTGAGTCGTGGGTGCATTTACGCAAATCGAATACAGAGCCGATTATCCGGATATATGCTGAAGCGAAATCAAGTGCAGAAGCTGATAACTTGGCTCAGCAAATGATTGACGAAATGAAAAGCCTTTTATAA
- a CDS encoding carbohydrate-binding family 9-like protein: MRIIKNAFLLTLFIISNLGLSAQEQWGKYAHLFTVPNTYTAGYSSHTIKIDGQANEQDWKDAAWTSEFADIQGVNMPQPTYPTRIKMLWDDTNLYIFAELTEENIWAYYDKQDMIVYHENDFEVFIDPDGDIHNYYEFEVNARNTLFDLFLDKPYRNGGKPDIEWNAEGFKSAVYLDGTLNDPTDTDKKWCVEMAIPFASLTTDGNFIQPEAGAIWKINFSRVQWQTEIIEGKYTRKTNDDGKLLPEDNWVWSPQGVINMHYPERWGLIQFSSESPKAAQGTFKLPEEELLARHLWHLFYAQRDYRNETKTYCSNLASLGITIEGKENDTNFSLEMNASGNTYTATLKTNNGLMISINQDGLIQKHTDN; this comes from the coding sequence ATGCGAATTATCAAGAATGCCTTCCTCCTCACACTTTTTATAATCAGCAACTTGGGCCTGTCAGCACAAGAACAATGGGGAAAGTATGCCCACTTGTTTACGGTTCCCAATACCTACACGGCAGGTTATAGTAGCCATACGATTAAGATTGACGGGCAGGCCAACGAGCAGGATTGGAAAGATGCTGCATGGACTTCTGAGTTTGCAGATATCCAGGGCGTCAACATGCCCCAACCTACCTACCCTACACGGATTAAAATGTTGTGGGACGATACGAACCTGTATATTTTTGCTGAACTGACAGAGGAAAATATTTGGGCTTATTACGATAAACAAGATATGATCGTTTACCACGAAAATGATTTTGAAGTGTTTATCGATCCCGATGGGGACATCCACAACTACTACGAGTTTGAGGTGAACGCCCGGAACACCTTATTCGACCTTTTTCTTGACAAACCATACAGAAACGGAGGCAAACCCGATATTGAATGGAACGCCGAAGGTTTCAAAAGTGCTGTTTACCTGGACGGTACGCTAAATGACCCTACAGACACTGATAAAAAATGGTGCGTTGAAATGGCCATTCCTTTTGCGTCGTTAACTACTGATGGCAATTTTATACAACCGGAAGCCGGTGCTATTTGGAAGATCAACTTCTCGCGCGTGCAGTGGCAAACCGAAATTATCGAGGGGAAATACACACGAAAAACAAACGACGACGGTAAACTTTTGCCTGAAGACAACTGGGTTTGGAGTCCGCAGGGAGTGATAAATATGCACTACCCGGAACGCTGGGGACTGATTCAGTTTTCTTCTGAATCTCCGAAAGCGGCACAGGGAACATTTAAATTGCCTGAAGAAGAACTACTAGCCCGTCACCTGTGGCATTTATTTTATGCGCAACGTGATTATCGTAACGAGACCAAAACTTATTGTTCCAACCTTGCCAGCCTTGGGATTACCATAGAGGGGAAGGAAAACGACACTAACTTCTCGCTGGAAATGAACGCCTCGGGAAATACATATACCGCAACTTTAAAAACCAACAACGGCCTGATGATCTCTATCAATCAAGATGGTTTAATACAAAAACATACTGACAACTAA
- a CDS encoding deoxyguanosinetriphosphate triphosphohydrolase: protein MDWNTLLSPKRLGSKGTLGPVTNEDRTQFQRDYDRIIFSSPFRRMQNKTQVFPLPEHIFVHNRLTHSLEVASVGRSLGNLLSEYLLELHQDNPLIHEIGTIVSTACLAHDLGNPPFGHSGEAAISNYFNKASGQKFKDQLSEGEWKDFTCFDGNANAFRTLTHQFNGKREGGFALTYSTLASIVKYPYESVKATKPKFGFFQSDKENYYHIANELGIAQREDGSFARHPLVYLVEAADDICYQIMDLEDAFKLGILHYDRIRALFQNFFTEERIERFEKTFTQVSDINEQISYLRANVIGELIYRCIDIFKDNYDAIMAGTFAGSLIDQLPEKQAAAMKQVQRISFSEIYAHHSVVEIEIAGYKIIGTLLEEFVDAIMNTDKKDKYSQKILSLLPGQFKTDDDSVYLKIQSVVDFVSGMTDIFALDLYRKLKGISLPGVV from the coding sequence ATGGATTGGAACACACTTCTTTCGCCAAAACGATTGGGAAGCAAGGGCACTTTAGGCCCCGTAACAAACGAAGACCGTACGCAGTTTCAGCGCGATTACGACCGGATTATTTTCTCGTCGCCATTTCGCCGGATGCAAAATAAAACTCAGGTTTTTCCGCTGCCCGAGCATATTTTTGTGCACAACCGCCTCACCCACAGCCTGGAGGTGGCCAGTGTTGGCCGATCGCTGGGGAATTTATTGTCGGAATACCTGTTGGAACTCCATCAGGATAATCCGCTGATCCACGAAATCGGAACAATCGTTTCAACCGCTTGTCTGGCGCATGATTTGGGAAATCCGCCGTTTGGTCACTCAGGCGAAGCGGCTATTTCAAACTATTTTAACAAAGCTAGCGGCCAGAAATTCAAAGACCAGCTCTCCGAAGGCGAATGGAAAGACTTCACCTGTTTTGACGGAAATGCCAACGCTTTTCGCACACTCACCCATCAATTTAACGGCAAACGAGAGGGTGGTTTTGCATTAACCTATTCAACGCTGGCCAGCATTGTAAAATATCCGTATGAGTCGGTAAAAGCTACCAAACCAAAATTTGGATTTTTCCAGTCGGACAAAGAAAATTACTACCACATTGCCAATGAGCTGGGAATAGCACAACGCGAAGATGGAAGTTTTGCCCGTCATCCGCTGGTGTATTTGGTGGAGGCTGCGGATGATATTTGTTACCAGATTATGGATTTGGAAGATGCTTTTAAACTGGGCATTTTACACTACGACAGAATTCGTGCACTTTTCCAAAACTTCTTTACCGAAGAGCGGATTGAACGTTTCGAGAAAACCTTTACCCAGGTAAGCGATATCAACGAACAAATAAGTTACCTGCGCGCCAATGTTATCGGCGAGTTGATTTACCGTTGCATCGACATTTTTAAGGATAATTACGACGCGATTATGGCCGGAACTTTCGCCGGAAGTCTTATCGATCAGCTTCCTGAAAAGCAAGCCGCAGCAATGAAGCAAGTTCAGCGTATTTCGTTCAGCGAAATTTACGCACACCACTCGGTTGTTGAGATTGAGATTGCCGGTTACAAAATTATCGGCACGCTGCTGGAGGAGTTTGTTGATGCAATTATGAATACCGACAAAAAGGATAAGTACAGTCAGAAAATATTATCGTTGTTACCCGGCCAGTTTAAAACCGACGACGATTCGGTGTATCTGAAAATTCAATCGGTGGTTGATTTTGTATCGGGAATGACCGACATTTTCGCACTCGATCTGTACCGCAAACTTAAAGGAATCAGTTTACCCGGTGTTGTGTAG
- a CDS encoding pseudouridine synthase, with translation MRKNNNSNRGSSQGKSSGNTSKRSVKSPSGKRVGKSRVVEKSEPKKEFKPGKNYRKPAAKKVEADGPRPKLKTLSAEGMRLNRFIANAGVCSRREADTFITAGAVTINGKIVTELGIRVLPGDEVRFDGRKIEAERKVYILLNKPKDYVTTTDDPHADKIVMDLIKDACDERVYPVGRLDRNTTGLLLFTNDGDLSKKLTHPKHNKKKVYQVTLDKPVERGHMDMIASGIELEDGPIAADAISYTSDDKTEVGIEIHSGKNRIVRRIFEHFGYRVKKLDRVLFAGLTKKNLPRGKWRLLTEKEVKFLKMM, from the coding sequence ATGCGCAAGAATAACAACAGCAACCGGGGCAGTTCACAAGGTAAATCATCCGGCAACACTTCAAAACGTTCGGTGAAATCACCTTCAGGAAAACGAGTTGGAAAATCGCGGGTGGTTGAAAAATCGGAACCCAAAAAAGAATTCAAACCCGGGAAAAATTATCGCAAACCGGCCGCCAAGAAAGTAGAGGCTGACGGACCAAGGCCAAAACTAAAAACGCTTTCGGCCGAAGGAATGCGCTTAAACCGTTTTATCGCCAATGCCGGTGTTTGCTCGCGCCGCGAAGCCGATACTTTTATTACTGCCGGAGCGGTAACCATTAACGGAAAAATTGTTACTGAGTTGGGAATACGTGTGCTGCCGGGCGACGAAGTACGTTTTGACGGACGGAAAATTGAAGCTGAGCGCAAAGTGTATATTTTGCTGAATAAACCCAAAGATTATGTGACCACCACCGACGATCCGCATGCGGATAAAATTGTGATGGACCTGATAAAAGACGCTTGCGATGAGCGCGTTTACCCGGTTGGCCGACTGGACCGGAATACCACCGGGTTGTTACTGTTTACCAACGACGGCGACCTTTCGAAAAAACTGACACACCCAAAACATAACAAAAAGAAGGTGTACCAGGTTACCCTCGACAAACCGGTTGAACGCGGACACATGGATATGATTGCCTCAGGAATTGAGCTGGAAGACGGCCCAATTGCTGCCGATGCCATTAGCTACACCTCGGATGACAAAACTGAGGTGGGCATTGAAATTCACTCGGGGAAAAACCGTATTGTTCGTCGTATTTTCGAGCACTTTGGGTACCGGGTAAAAAAACTCGACCGTGTACTTTTTGCAGGTCTTACCAAAAAGAATTTGCCGCGAGGAAAATGGCGACTTCTTACCGAAAAAGAAGTGAAATTTTTAAAAATGATGTAG
- a CDS encoding sigma-70 family RNA polymerase sigma factor: MEKEFLHIIRKNQGIIHKVCNIYCDTEDDRSDLFQEIVVQLWKSYPNFRRESKVSTWMYRVALNTAITTFKKSKRRPDQSSLTYENFQIEEEKYDTETEENIKVLHKAIQQLTGIEKSIVLLYLENKKYEEIAEITGITQNYVRVKMNRIKKKLKKLMVNEEE, translated from the coding sequence TTGGAAAAGGAATTCTTACACATAATCCGGAAGAACCAGGGCATCATCCACAAAGTATGCAACATTTATTGCGACACGGAAGATGACCGAAGTGATCTCTTTCAGGAAATTGTAGTACAGCTTTGGAAGTCGTACCCCAATTTCAGAAGAGAATCAAAGGTTTCTACATGGATGTATCGTGTGGCGCTGAATACCGCGATTACTACGTTCAAAAAAAGTAAGAGAAGACCTGACCAAAGTAGCCTGACGTACGAAAATTTTCAGATTGAAGAAGAGAAGTACGATACCGAAACTGAAGAGAATATAAAAGTATTGCACAAAGCCATTCAGCAGCTTACCGGAATCGAAAAATCGATTGTGCTGTTGTACCTCGAAAACAAAAAGTACGAGGAAATTGCTGAGATTACCGGAATCACCCAAAATTATGTGCGGGTAAAAATGAACCGGATAAAAAAGAAGCTGAAGAAGCTGATGGTAAACGAGGAGGAGTAG